A region of uncultured Desulfobacter sp. DNA encodes the following proteins:
- a CDS encoding IS1634 family transposase, with the protein MNFKKFEYTLKITHGYSKDHRPDLKQAVLELMVSQDGGIPILCKCWDGNASDNTVFKERSSELVRQFKASDLPRYLIMDSKGYTASNASNLKDIPFITRIPGTLSIVTTAIEQALKWDQWVEINDDYQYQTLELGHYGIDQRWLIIRSKGAQERAEKQDMKPRTACFHLNGQ; encoded by the coding sequence TTGAATTTTAAAAAATTTGAATATACCCTCAAAATAACTCATGGTTACTCCAAAGATCACCGTCCTGATTTGAAACAGGCTGTGCTGGAGCTGATGGTATCCCAAGATGGCGGCATTCCCATTTTATGTAAGTGCTGGGACGGTAATGCTTCGGACAATACCGTGTTCAAAGAACGCAGCAGTGAACTTGTCCGTCAGTTCAAAGCGAGTGATCTCCCCCGTTACCTGATTATGGATTCAAAAGGATATACCGCATCTAATGCTTCCAACTTGAAAGATATCCCGTTTATCACCCGCATCCCGGGAACCCTTTCCATTGTGACGACAGCCATCGAACAGGCCCTAAAATGGGATCAGTGGGTGGAGATTAACGATGATTATCAGTACCAGACGTTGGAGTTAGGACATTATGGAATTGATCAACGTTGGTTGATCATTCGATCCAAAGGGGCTCAGGAGCGCGCTGAAAAGCAGGACATGAAACCGCGAACGGCGTGCTTCCACTTGAATGGGCAATGA